Genomic window (Desulfovibrio porci):
CCGGCCCTGGCGCGGGCCTGGGAGCGGATTACGGCTTGGGCCGGAAAAAGCGGCCTGCTGGGGCCGGAGACGGCGGCGCTGGGCGTCAGCTGGGACAACCCCGGCCTGACCCCGCCCGAGCGCTGCCGCTATGACGCCTGCGTGGCGCTGCCCGAGGGCTTCGCGGCGGATGAGCAGGCCCTGGCTCAGGACGGCGTCTGCCTGCAGAGCCTGCCCGCCGGACTGTACGGCTGCTACCGGCGGCCCACCCGCATGGACGGCTATATGACGGCCTGGAACGAACTGATCGGCGTCTGGCTGCCGCAAAGCGGCTATGAGGCCGAGGGGACGGCCTTTGAATATTACCACCCGCCTCTGGCGTGCAGTGATGACCCTGATTTTGCCTGCGATGTGAGCTTCTGCATTCAGGTGCGGCGGCAGGCGCGGGAATAAAACGGACATGCCCGGCGGCGGGACGGGGAGACCTGTCCCGCCCGGCAAAAGGTTCCGGTGCGGCGTGCCCAGGGGGCAAGGATGGAAAGGGACGGAGGCTGGAGAGCGTCGGCAATGAAATGAAAAAAACGCCGCATCGCCGGCATGTCATCCCGGCAACGTAGCGCTTTTATGTGTTCAATGGCGGAAGGGGAGGGATTTGAACCCCCGGAAGGCTCACACCTTCAACGGTTTTCAAGTGTGATTTTTGGAGTATAAATATCAAGCGGTTACGGAAATTAATTCAATAATGTCATGTGGATAAATGCGCTTGAATTCGCATGAATATCTGCTCATTTTCAAGTGGGGTGGAGCAAATTTGGAGCAAAAAATTATTACCTTTCTCTGAATTGCGGGTAGTCATTCAGGAAGGGAAAGTCATCTCGGCAAAGGGCTATTCTACGAAGAATGGCTATGTCTGGCTCTGAGTGTGTGGCTAAGGTCAAATAATGATTCCGGCCCTCATGACGTGCATAGACAATCCATTCTCCAGTAGTTCTTCCTCCCTTCAGTCGCTCTTCGTATGTACCTACGGTGCACTCATGTGCCATAAGGTTCAAATATTCACCCCAAGCCTCTTCATCATTGGGGTTATTTGGAAAAGCGACCTCTGAAAGTTGAGCAATACGACTTACTTCTTCAGCTTTATTATGCTGCAGAAAAATATTTGTTGCAATAAATCCCGCCTGAGTATGGTGCTTATGCCAGAATCCTTTCAAAGGATACTGCTTGAACTCACTGGCCTTCCTTGTAATTGATTTTCGTATATGGGGTGGATCTGAACGATACGCTAAAGGTCGCTTTTCAACCGGCATATCTTTAGGAATATCATTCCATTCAAGAATGCTAATTTCATCATAAATATTGAACACATCATATGGGTGTATTTTATTGTACAACCATTTGCTAAATAGCGCGGGCATTAGCTCACAACTATTGTCAAGGCTCTGTGTTGCTAATTCATGCAAAAAAAGTTGACTGTATATTGCACCATACCCATTAAGCCATTCCCTAGAGCTATCTACAAGAAAATTATACTGTTGGATAATATATCCAGGTGCTAAGTCTCTGCTTGTCCGTTGTGTACATACATTGTTTGCATTTTTGCAAAAGTCTTCAAGAGTATCAGCAACTTGGAATGATATCATTTTTTGTAATGACAAGCCATGTCACTCCTCTTTAGAGATCCAATCCAAAAAATCCAGCCCTGCCTCAGTCACATATGGCACATTCCCACCCCATCTTCCAGAAGACTGTGCAACAATGCCAGCAGACTCAAGCTCTGCAATAAATCTATAAAGATATCGGATATTACAAACTGAGTTGGCAAGATTTTTAAACTCACGCCAGCTTTCATTGAATTTTTCTTCTTTCACAAAATTTTCAGTTAGATTGACTCTATTCATCAAAATTAAAACACAAATAGCACTTTCAGATATATCTTTTACTATTTTTATCCACATCTCGAATTCTTCAATTTTAATCACTTCTGCATTCTTGTGCTCTAATAGTTGCTTATATAAATACAAAAACCGTCGGCGTTTAATTTCGCTGTGTTCGTCTGCTATTTTCCTCATTACTATTTCAGTCGCCGCAAAGAAATTCTCAGACATTAAAACTTGTTCAGGAATTTTTTGAATATATGTAATCAATTCACTATAAAATTGGTCTGCACGCTGCTGAACGCGTTCTCGTAATTTTGCATCCAAGAATTCTCCAAGCACAGGACTCACTACGGGTACGCTTGAAATAACAACGAAAGATTTTATGCGCTGCAAAAGTGATTCATCCCATGGTGCAGGCAAGAGCTTTGGCAGCTCAGTATTGTTCTTGTCCATAAATATCCTGTGGCCTTCAATGTACAAATTGCAAATTTTCTGGGCAGGCAGCCCGCACATTCTCCTGTATTGCTATCGGAAATGCAAGCAAGCGCATGCAAATCTTGAAAGCGCAGAGGTGTGCAGTGGAACAGAGATTTTATACCATCAACGATATGTCGAATCTGCTTGGTCTTACGGTGTCCGCCATTCATGGGCATTTGAACCGAAGAAATTATGATGCCGTTCCCCTGCCTGTACGCCTTGGGCGGCGTCTGGCTTGGCCTGTGGCCACTGTGGATGCTTGGATTCAAGACAAAATTGATACAGCTCAGACAGCCGCCGAAAAGGCTCAACAGCAATTGATCCGTCCAGCAACCATTGGACGCCCACGTAAGACGCGCAGCGGGCGCTAAAATGAAATGGTTCAAGCATCATAATAATTTTCGCGAGCATCCTTTTATGGTGCAGATACGCACGGAATTCGGTTCAGCGGGATATGCGGCTGTATGTCTGATTCTTGAAAAAATTACTGGCGCTTGGGAAGAAGACACTCATACACCAGAATTGACACTGCCTTTGACGGACTGGCAAGCACTAACTGAGTTATCTCCCAAAAAGTTGCGGAAATTTTTTGAAAACTGCCGAGACCCTTCTTTTATGGAAGTCTCCATTGAAGGAAAAAAGGCACATGTCAGTGCGCCTATCCTGATAAAATTACAGGATGAATACAGGACGAAAGTCTCCAGAAAGTCCGGACAAACGCCGGACACGGCCCGGATACTATCCGCTACAGACAAACAACAAGAAACAGATGTATGTGAAAAACAGGAGCGCCAGACTTTTGCGGCGCATGATACTATTGCGGTCAGAAAGGTACTCCTTAAAAGCGGGATTGACCCCGATTCCTCACGGGGGGAACGCTGCTATCAACTGCTCCTGTCCAAAAATCTCAAAAATCCCGCAGGATACCTTGTCGGGGTTTTAAAGAAAAATCCACGTTTTGGCCTTGAGGGTGACGAACCGCTTCGCCAGCCGACTGATCGCCCTCTTCATGCCAGCCATGTTTTACGCCAAACAATGAACAAAATTGCGGCAAGTGCCCCCCTTGACGACAACGGCTAGTGCCATTATTGATACTGAAAAGGAGTTCAGATGGGCAGCCTCGAAAAGACTCTGGCAAAAATGCGGGAGACAGCGCAAAACGTGCGTTATGCGGAACTGGCTGCCCTGTGTGAGCACTTTTTCGGCCCGCCGCGTCAGAAAGGAACGAGCCATGCCGTGTACAAAACGCCTTGGCAGGGCGACCCGCGTGTGAATATTCAGGAAGGTAAGGGCGG
Coding sequences:
- a CDS encoding toxin HicA — its product is MGSLEKTLAKMRETAQNVRYAELAALCEHFFGPPRQKGTSHAVYKTPWQGDPRVNIQEGKGGKAKAYQVKQVLAAIARLRGE